The Chelatococcus sp. HY11 genome includes a window with the following:
- a CDS encoding FAD-linked oxidase C-terminal domain-containing protein, translating into MTSIAFPVPDSAILARRDAIIAALAALVPAQSLITSEDERRAFETDALTAYRRMPLAVVLPTSTAEVAAVLAFCHREGVKVVPRGAGTSLAGGAIPQEDAIVLGTSKLSQVLAVDYADRTARVQAGITNLAISQAVSPEGFFYAPDPSSQLACTIAGNIAMNSGGAHCLKYGVTTNNLIGVTMVLLDGTVVEIGGDALDSPGYDLLGLITGSEGQLGVFTEATVRILRQAEGARPVLFGFASNELAGECVAALIGAGIIPVALEFMDKPAITICEAFAHAGYPLDVEAMLIVEVEGSDEEIDDALARICAIADRFSPMTVKVSQSEAESAAIWKGRKSAFGAMGRIADYLCMDGTIPTGQLPLVLRRITEICESHGLKVANIFHAGDGNLHPLVLYDINKPGELEKAEQAGAEILKLCVEVGGCLTGEHGVGIEKRDLMTEQYNSVDLAQQMRIRAVFDPAWLLNPAKVFPLEGRDPPQGWVDIAGKAVAA; encoded by the coding sequence ATGACGTCGATCGCATTTCCCGTCCCCGATTCCGCGATTTTGGCCCGCCGTGATGCGATCATCGCGGCGCTCGCGGCTCTCGTGCCTGCGCAAAGCCTGATTACCAGCGAGGACGAGCGGCGCGCCTTCGAGACGGACGCGCTCACCGCCTATCGTCGCATGCCGTTGGCGGTGGTGCTGCCCACCTCGACGGCGGAGGTGGCCGCCGTGCTCGCCTTCTGTCACCGCGAGGGCGTGAAGGTGGTGCCACGAGGCGCCGGCACGTCGCTGGCGGGCGGGGCGATTCCGCAGGAGGATGCGATCGTGCTCGGCACCTCCAAACTGAGCCAGGTGCTCGCCGTCGACTATGCCGATCGCACGGCGCGCGTACAGGCGGGCATTACCAATCTCGCTATCAGCCAGGCGGTGTCGCCGGAGGGCTTCTTCTATGCCCCGGACCCGTCGAGCCAGCTCGCCTGCACCATCGCGGGCAATATCGCGATGAATTCGGGCGGCGCCCACTGCCTGAAATATGGCGTCACCACCAACAACCTCATCGGCGTTACCATGGTTCTGCTGGATGGCACCGTGGTGGAGATCGGCGGCGATGCGCTCGACAGTCCGGGTTATGATCTGCTCGGCCTCATCACAGGTTCGGAGGGGCAGCTCGGCGTCTTCACCGAAGCGACGGTGCGTATTCTGCGTCAGGCAGAGGGGGCGCGGCCCGTGCTGTTCGGCTTCGCGTCCAACGAACTCGCCGGCGAATGCGTGGCGGCGCTGATCGGCGCCGGTATCATTCCCGTGGCGCTGGAGTTCATGGACAAGCCTGCGATCACTATCTGCGAGGCCTTCGCGCATGCGGGCTATCCGCTTGATGTCGAGGCCATGCTGATCGTCGAGGTGGAAGGCTCGGACGAGGAGATCGACGACGCCCTCGCACGGATCTGCGCGATCGCCGACCGGTTCTCGCCCATGACCGTCAAGGTCTCGCAATCGGAGGCCGAAAGCGCCGCCATCTGGAAGGGGCGCAAGTCCGCCTTCGGCGCGATGGGGCGGATCGCCGATTATCTCTGCATGGACGGCACCATCCCGACAGGGCAGCTGCCGCTCGTGCTGCGCCGCATCACCGAGATCTGCGAGAGCCACGGGCTCAAGGTCGCCAACATCTTCCACGCGGGCGACGGCAACCTGCATCCGCTCGTTCTCTACGACATCAACAAACCCGGCGAGCTGGAGAAGGCCGAGCAGGCCGGAGCCGAGATTCTCAAGCTCTGCGTGGAAGTGGGCGGGTGCCTCACCGGAGAGCATGGCGTCGGCATCGAGAAGCGCGACCTGATGACCGAGCAATACAATTCCGTCGACCTCGCCCAGCAAATGCGGATACGCGCGGTCTTTGACCCGGCCTGGCTTCTCAACCCGGCCAAGGTCTTTCCGCTGGAGGGGCGCGATCCGCCTCAAGGCTGGGTGGACATAGCCGGCAAGGCGGTCGCTGCGTGA
- a CDS encoding LysR family transcriptional regulator, whose protein sequence is MDQLGDLDIFARVVAAKGMSAAGRELGFSAAVVSKRIRRLEERLGVRLLQRTTRQISLTEAGQGFYERVVSILASIEEAEAWVARGSSVARGVLRVSAPTSFGRLHIAPHLKAFLDRYTAVTVDLDLSDSFVDVVGEGFDVAIRIADLADSSLVAKRLAPNNRVLCATPAYLARYGEPQSPADLARHTLLVHNADHWRLSGPDGPVTVPISAPLRTNSSEVVREAVLAGIGIALRSTWDIGPELQAGQLKAVLPDYGGSHRVAVYAVYPSRRHLEQKVRAFIDYLGELYAPTPYWDQGLAR, encoded by the coding sequence ATGGACCAGCTAGGGGATCTCGATATCTTCGCCCGCGTCGTCGCAGCCAAGGGCATGTCGGCGGCGGGCCGCGAGCTCGGGTTCTCCGCGGCGGTCGTCTCAAAGCGCATCCGCAGGCTTGAGGAGAGGCTGGGCGTCAGGCTCTTACAGCGCACGACCCGGCAGATCAGCCTGACCGAGGCGGGCCAGGGCTTCTACGAGCGTGTCGTCTCCATTCTCGCCAGCATCGAGGAGGCGGAAGCCTGGGTGGCGCGGGGCAGCAGCGTGGCGCGCGGCGTGCTGCGGGTATCGGCTCCGACCTCCTTCGGCCGCCTGCATATCGCCCCCCATCTCAAGGCTTTCCTTGACCGTTACACCGCCGTGACCGTGGACCTCGACCTCTCGGACAGCTTCGTCGACGTGGTGGGTGAGGGCTTCGACGTCGCCATCCGCATCGCCGATCTCGCCGACTCAAGCCTCGTCGCGAAGCGGCTCGCGCCCAACAACCGCGTGCTCTGCGCGACGCCGGCCTATCTCGCCCGCTACGGCGAGCCGCAGAGCCCCGCCGACCTCGCCCGTCACACGCTGCTCGTGCACAACGCCGATCATTGGCGGTTGTCCGGGCCGGATGGGCCCGTGACGGTGCCCATATCCGCGCCGCTGCGCACCAACTCGAGCGAGGTCGTGCGGGAAGCCGTGCTCGCCGGCATCGGCATCGCGCTGCGCTCGACATGGGATATCGGGCCGGAATTGCAGGCGGGACAGCTCAAGGCGGTCCTGCCCGACTACGGCGGCTCGCACCGCGTCGCCGTCTACGCCGTCTATCCCAGCCGCAGGCATCTGGAGCAGAAGGTGCGCGCCTTCATCGACTATCTCGGCGAGCTTTACGCGCCGACGCCCTATTGGGACCAGGGGCTCGCACGCTGA